The following proteins are co-located in the Rippkaea orientalis PCC 8801 genome:
- a CDS encoding nuclear transport factor 2 family protein: MEGVPSTLLGKMYQEHIQYLLDKDIEGILNNQYTEDALLISSFTKEPQYFKGREQLKEHFQGILAIENLQTEVTFWAETDDPQTLMIVEAITMKTPEGEAKMRFADSWVLRDGKIAIHFAGMTQYPDGSVA, translated from the coding sequence CACCCTCTTGGGCAAAATGTACCAAGAACACATTCAATATCTTCTGGATAAGGATATTGAAGGGATCTTAAACAATCAGTATACAGAGGATGCCTTACTGATTAGTAGCTTTACTAAAGAACCCCAGTATTTCAAAGGGAGAGAACAATTAAAAGAACATTTCCAAGGGATTTTAGCCATAGAAAACTTACAAACCGAGGTGACTTTTTGGGCAGAAACTGACGATCCCCAAACCTTGATGATAGTTGAAGCAATCACCATGAAAACCCCCGAAGGTGAAGCAAAAATGCGCTTTGCCGATAGTTGGGTACTCAGGGATGGCAAAATTGCGATTCACTTCGCCGGAATGACTCAATATCCCGATGGATCAGTCGCTTAG
- a CDS encoding (2Fe-2S)-binding protein translates to MEISLKVNGKDYTADVEPRLLLLDFLREHLGLTGTKSDGGSTAGCCTVLLNGISVKSSYILAVQADGSEIVTIEGLSQNGQLNPLQTAFWEMGAVQNGYSTPGLIMALTDLLNRNPHPSESEIRAWLDGVLSRDTGYQNVICAVEMVTSG, encoded by the coding sequence ATGGAAATTTCCCTGAAAGTGAATGGAAAAGACTATACTGCCGATGTTGAACCGCGACTCCTTTTGTTAGATTTCCTGCGGGAGCATTTAGGGTTAACGGGAACCAAAAGCGATGGAGGCTCAACGGCCGGTTGCTGCACTGTATTACTCAATGGAATATCCGTTAAAAGCTCGTATATTTTAGCCGTTCAAGCCGATGGTAGCGAAATTGTCACCATTGAAGGGCTCAGTCAAAACGGCCAATTAAACCCCCTACAGACTGCGTTTTGGGAAATGGGAGCCGTTCAGAATGGATATTCCACCCCTGGTCTAATTATGGCTTTAACTGACCTACTCAATCGTAATCCCCATCCGAGTGAGTCCGAAATTCGCGCTTGGTTAGACGGTGTTCTCTCTCGTGATACTGGCTATCAAAATGTGATTTGTGCGGTAGAAATGGTGACTTCAGGGTGA
- a CDS encoding xanthine dehydrogenase family protein molybdopterin-binding subunit: MANKILGQPLKRREDPALLTGQAQFIDDITLPNMLHMAILYSTEAHALIKNINTSIAEQMPGVVKVITGADTESILPLPCIMNPGGDRSKFPPHPYGVPGAQTVLAREKVRYVGEFVAVVVANTRQQAYDALAGIQVDYELLPVVINAEDALKTDAPQLHEAVPGNLNQYNSYGDKDATEQAIANAEIVVQQRICFPRLIHNAVETRGTIAAYDPQTEEYTLWTNTQIPHGNRFLLSQLVMGIPYNKLRVIVPEIGGSFGSKGYLYAETALTLFLAKALGRPIKWIDTRTGLARSTVHARGPIMYATIAGTKEGKITAFSSTIYGNLGAYPATNGPAAPTALTGRCVTGAYAIEHPFSYEIRLNG, translated from the coding sequence ATGGCTAACAAAATTTTAGGGCAACCGTTGAAACGACGAGAAGATCCCGCGTTATTGACAGGTCAAGCGCAATTTATCGATGATATTACCTTGCCCAATATGCTACACATGGCTATCCTGTATAGCACCGAAGCCCATGCGTTAATTAAAAACATAAATACCAGCATAGCCGAACAGATGCCAGGGGTCGTCAAAGTCATTACCGGGGCAGATACCGAGTCCATTCTCCCCTTACCCTGTATTATGAACCCTGGCGGCGATCGCTCAAAATTTCCTCCCCATCCCTACGGAGTCCCAGGAGCTCAAACCGTCTTAGCTAGAGAAAAAGTGCGTTATGTTGGGGAATTTGTCGCCGTCGTCGTTGCCAACACGCGCCAACAAGCCTATGATGCTCTAGCGGGTATTCAGGTCGATTATGAGCTCCTACCTGTAGTCATTAATGCTGAGGATGCCCTCAAAACCGATGCTCCCCAACTCCATGAAGCCGTTCCAGGGAATTTGAACCAATACAACAGCTATGGAGATAAAGACGCTACCGAACAAGCGATCGCCAACGCTGAGATAGTTGTTCAGCAACGAATCTGCTTTCCCCGTCTAATCCATAATGCCGTAGAAACGCGAGGAACCATCGCTGCTTATGATCCCCAAACCGAAGAATATACCCTGTGGACAAATACCCAAATTCCTCACGGAAACCGCTTTCTCCTGTCACAATTGGTCATGGGTATCCCCTACAATAAACTGCGGGTCATTGTTCCCGAAATAGGGGGATCTTTCGGCTCAAAAGGCTATCTCTATGCCGAAACCGCCCTTACCCTCTTCTTAGCTAAAGCCTTGGGTCGTCCCATCAAATGGATAGACACCCGCACCGGATTAGCCCGTTCTACAGTTCATGCGCGAGGTCCAATCATGTATGCAACCATTGCCGGGACAAAAGAGGGCAAAATTACCGCCTTTTCCTCGACGATTTACGGCAATTTAGGAGCCTATCCCGCTACTAATGGACCCGCCGCTCCCACAGCCTTAACGGGTCGTTGCGTCACGGGAGCCTATGCCATTGAGCATCCCTTCTCATATGAAATCCGCTTGAATGGTTAA